A genomic window from Syngnathus typhle isolate RoL2023-S1 ecotype Sweden linkage group LG18, RoL_Styp_1.0, whole genome shotgun sequence includes:
- the LOC133143238 gene encoding somatostatin receptor type 5, which produces MDVDLDNWTFADEHFDFKEHVDGLGVLVAVLYLAVCAVGLAGNSLVMAAVLKVDKMSSATTVYIFNLALADGLFMVGLPFIASQNLLKRWWFGDAACKAVMVLDGINQFTSVFCLTAMSVDRYMALAEPLRFASWRTPRCAKVVSAFLWLFSILTILPMALHFSADGGQCVPDLLSEMWWLGVLSYTFVLGFALPFVIMTSSYTALLLTLRRRRRRQRQRLQSSESQRPERQLTRMVVAVVAVFGVCWLPFYTVNFCSTFHANPTLARVFELSVLLSYSWSCANPILYACFSDTFRRHFRALLCSAAAAAKSSSSVPCDTEQRYVTGVQDVTIVA; this is translated from the coding sequence ATGGACGTGGATCTGGACAACTGGACTTTTGCGGATGAACACTTTGACTTCAAGGAGCACGTGGACGGCTTGGGCGTCCTCGTGGCCGTCCTCTACCTCGCCGTGTGCGCGGTGGGACTCGCCGGGAACTCTCTGGTCATGGCGGCCGttttgaaagtggacaaaatgtCATCGGCCACCACGGTGTATATTTTCAACCTGGCGCTGGCCGACGGACTCTTCATGGTGGGGCTCCCGTTCATCGCCAGCCAGAACTTGCTGAAGCGTTGGTGGTTCGGCGACGCGGCCTGCAAAGCCGTCATGGTGTTGGACGGCATCAACCAGTTCACCAGCGTCTTCTGTCTGACGGCCATGAGCGTGGACCGTTATATGGCGCTGGCCGAGCCGCTGAGGTTCGCCTCCTGGAGGACGCCGCGCTGCGCCAAGGTGGTTTCGGCCTTCCTCTGGCTTTTTTCCATCCTGACCATCCTTCCCATGGCGCTTCACTTCTCGGCCGACGGAGGCCAGTGCGTGCCCGACCTGCTTTCGGAAATGTGGTGGCTGGGCGTCCTGTCTTACACCTTTGTCTTGGGTTTCGCCTTGCCCTTTGTCATCATGACCTCCTCCTACACGGCGTTGCTGCTCACCctcaggcggcggcggcgccggcagcGGCAACGACTCCAATCTAGCGAGAGCCAGCGTCCGGAGCGGCAGCTCACCAGAATGGTGGTGGCCGTGGTGGCGGTGTTTGGTGTTTGCTGGCTGCCGTTTTACACCGTCAACTTCTGCTCCACGTTTCACGCCAACCCCACCTTGGCCCGGGTCTTTGAGTTGTCGGTTTTGCTGTCGTACTCGTGGAGCTGCGCCAACCCCATCCTCTACGCCTGCTTCTCGGACACCTTCAGGAGGCACTTCCGGGCGCTCCTGTgttcagccgccgccgccgccaagtCTTCAAGCAGCGTGCCGTGCGACACCGAGCAGCGGTATGTGACAGGAGTGCAGGATGTCACCATTGTGGcatag
- the sstr2a gene encoding somatostatin receptor type 2: MALDQWSFLSPPPNMTIPEPLLYDSYLQGNGSGLGLDLDLNLTGESKEPHQDKTSSVVISLIYFLVCAVGLCGNALVIYVILRYAKMKTVTNIYILNLAVADVLCMMSLPFIALQLALVHWPFGEALCKVILTVDSLNQFTSIFCLTVMSVDRYLAVVHPIKSTKWRKPRVAKFINLTVWGVSLLVILPTMIFSGLDKVPVCGIVWPEPQDAYYTAFIFYTFFIGFFLPLAVICLCYLFIIVKVKSSGMRVGSSKRKRSERKVTRMVSVVVAVFVLCWLPFYVFNVTSVTGSINPTSAVKSTFDFVVVLGYANSCANPVLYAFLSDNFKKSFQKVLCLKKVTGLDEMDRSDSRADRSRMANHALIINANLEAHNAALLNGELQTSI, translated from the exons ATGGCGCTGGATCAATGGTCATTCCTCTCGCCTCCACCAAACATGACTATCCCCGAGCCGCTCCTGTACGACAGCTACCTTCAAGGGAACGGGTCGGGCCTGGGCCTGGACCTGGACCTGAACCTGACGGGAGAAAGCAAGGAACCCCACCAGGACAAGACCAGCTCAGTGGTCATCTCTTTGATTTACTTCCTGGTGTGCGCGGTGGGGCTCTGCGGCAACGCCCTGGTCATTTACGTCATCTTACGCTACGCCAAAATGAAGACGGTGACCAACATCTACATCCTCAACCTGGCCGTGGCCGACGTGCTGTGCATGATGAGCCTGCCGTTCATCGCCTTACAGCTGGCATTGGTGCATTGGCCCTTTGGCGAGGCGCTGTGCAAAGTCATTTTGACTGTGG ACTCTCTCAATCAGTTCACCAGCATATTTTGCCTCACGGTGATGAGCGTCGATCGCTACCTGGCCGTGGTTCACCCTATTAAGTCGACAAAATGGCGGAAGCCCCGGGTTGCCAAGTTCATCAACTTGACAGTGTGGGGCGTGTCGCTGTTAGTCATCCTGCCGACGATGATCTTCAGCGGTCTGGACAAGGTACCGGTCTGCGGGATCGTTTGGCCCGAGCCCCAGGACGCCTATTACACCGCCTTCATCTTTTACACCTTCTTCATTGGATTCTTCCTTCCCCTGGCCGTCATCTGCCTGTGTTACCTGTTCATCATAGTCAAG GTCAAATCGTCAGGCATGCGAGTGGGCTCGAGCAAACGCAAACGATCGGAACGTAAAGTGACCCGCATGGTCTCGGTGGTGGTGGCCGTCTTCGTCCTCTGCTGGCTGCCCTTCTACGTTTTCAACGTCACCTCGGTCACCGGCTCCATCAACCCCACGTCGGCGGTGAAAAGCACCTTTGACTTTGTGGTGGTGCTGGGCTACGCCAACAGCTGCGCTAACCCCGTTCTCTACGCCTTCCTGTCGGACAACTTCAAGAAGAGTTTCCAGAAGGTGCTGTGTCTCAAAAAGGTGACGGGCCTGGATGAAATGGACCGCAGTGACAGCCGGGCGGACAGGAGCAGGATGGCCAATCACGCGCTCATCATCAACGCCAACTTGGAGGCGCATAATGCGGCGCTGCTCAACGGAGAGCTTCAGACCAGCatttga
- the usp22 gene encoding ubiquitin carboxyl-terminal hydrolase 22 isoform X1, whose translation MSPAGCPHVSCFKVDNWKQNLRAIYHCFVWSGSAETRKRKAKSCICHMCGAHLSRLHSCLYCVFFACFAKKHIHEHAKSKRHNLAIDLLYGGIYCFVCQDYIYDKDVEQIAKEEQRKAWKMQGVGEKYLSWEPTKRELELLRHNPKRRRITSNCTIGLRGLINLGNTCFMNCIVQALTHTPLLRDFFLSDRHKCEMQSNSCLVCEMSQLFQEFYSGHRSPHIPFRLLHLVWTHARHLAGYEQQDAHEFLIAALDVLHRHCKDDNGKKANNPNHCNCIIDQIFTGGLQSDVTCQVCHGVSTTIDPFWDISLDLPGSSTPFWPLSPVGKDGSTLNGESHATGATTLTDCLRRFTRPEHLGSSAKIKCGGCHSYQESTKQLTMKKLPIVACFHLKRFEHSAKLRRKITTYVSFPLELDMTPFMASSKESRMNGQYQQTVEPFNNDNKEHWRVATTPPSSGSIRTSGSNVTTLSSPRPAWRPYWTVKGTFCFTTNNSWSMNSAALITTHLSPNALLQVAKHFHWNSGRTPQQQQQQQQQQQQ comes from the exons ATGAGTCCCGCGGGCTGCCCCCATGTCAGCTGCTTCAAAGTGGACAACTGGAAGCAAAACCTGAGGGCTATTTATCACTGTTTCGTATGGAGCGGTTCGGCCGAGACCAGGAAACGCAAG GCCAAGTCATGCATCTGCCACATGTGCGGCGCTCACCTCAGCAGACTCCACTCCTGCCTCTACTGCGTTTTCTTCGCCTGCTTTGCCAAAAAACACATCCATGAGCATGCCAAGAGCAAACGACATAACCTAG CTATTGACTTGCTCTATGGGGGGATTTACTGCTTCGTGTGCCAAGACTACATTtacgacaaagacgtggaacagatTGCCAAAGAGGAGCAAAGGAAAGCCTGGAAAATGCAAG GCGTAGGTGAGAAGTACTTGTCATGGGAGCCCACCAAGAGGGAGCTGGAGCTTCTCCGCCACAATCCCAAGAGGAGGAGAATCACCTCCAACTGTACTATTG GTCTACGCGGTCTGATCAACCTGGGCAACACGTGCTTTATGAACTGCATTGTCCAGGCGCTAACGCACACGCCGCTGCTGCGGGACTTCTTCCTGTCTGACCGACACAAATGTGAAATGCAGAGCAACTCCTGCTTAGTGTGTGAGATGTCACAGCTCTTCCAGgag TTCTACTCAGGCCATCGTTCACCGCACATCCCGTTCCGTCTGCTCCACCTGGTGTGGACCCATGCCCGTCACCTGGCTGGCTACGAACAGCAGGACGCACACGAGTTCCTCATTGCTGCGCTGGACGTGCTGCACAGGCACTGCAAAG ATGACAACGGGAAAAAAGCCAACAACCCAAACCATTGTAACTGCATCATTGACCAAATCTTCACAGGAGGCCTGCAGTCTGATGTCACCTGCCAAGTCTGCCA CGGTGTGTCAACAACCATCGACCCCTTCTGGGACATCAGCCTGGACCTGCCGGGCTCCTCTACTCCTTTCTGGCCGCTAAGTCCCGTCGGCAAAGATGGCTCAACACTAAATGGAGAGAGTCACGCCACTGGCGCCACTACACTGACAGACTGCCTGCGAAG GTTCACCAGACCGGAGCACCTCGGCAGCAGCGCAAAGATCAAGTGCGGCGGTTGCCATAGTTATCAGGAGTCCACCAAGCAACTGACCATGAAAAAGTTGCCCATCGTGGCCTGCTTTCACCTCAAA cgATTTGAACATTCTGCCAAGCTACGGAGGAAGATAACAACTTACGTCTCTTTCCCTTTGGAGTTGGATATGACACCATTTATGGCCTCCAG TAAAGAGAGCCGGATGAACGGCCAGTACCAGCAGACTGTGGAGCCCTTCAACAACGACAACAA GGAACACTGGAGAGTGGCCACTACACCACCTTCATCAGGCAGCATAAGGACCAGTGGTTCAAATGTGACGACGCTATCATCACCAAGGCCAGCATGGAGGCCGTACTGGACAGTGAAGG GTACCTTTTGTTTTACCACAAACAATTCCTGGAGTATGAATAGCGCAGCCCTCATCACAACGCATTTGAGCCCTAACGCACTACTGCAAGTCGCAAAACATTTCCACTGGAATTCAGGACGCacaccacaacaacaacaacaacaacaacaacaacaacaacaataa
- the usp22 gene encoding ubiquitin carboxyl-terminal hydrolase 22 isoform X3: MSPAGCPHVSCFKVDNWKQNLRAIYHCFVWSGSAETRKRKAKSCICHMCGAHLSRLHSCLYCVFFACFAKKHIHEHAKSKRHNLGLRGLINLGNTCFMNCIVQALTHTPLLRDFFLSDRHKCEMQSNSCLVCEMSQLFQEFYSGHRSPHIPFRLLHLVWTHARHLAGYEQQDAHEFLIAALDVLHRHCKDDNGKKANNPNHCNCIIDQIFTGGLQSDVTCQVCHGVSTTIDPFWDISLDLPGSSTPFWPLSPVGKDGSTLNGESHATGATTLTDCLRRFTRPEHLGSSAKIKCGGCHSYQESTKQLTMKKLPIVACFHLKRFEHSAKLRRKITTYVSFPLELDMTPFMASSKESRMNGQYQQTVEPFNNDNKEHWRVATTPPSSGSIRTSGSNVTTLSSPRPAWRPYWTVKGTFCFTTNNSWSMNSAALITTHLSPNALLQVAKHFHWNSGRTPQQQQQQQQQQQQ; encoded by the exons ATGAGTCCCGCGGGCTGCCCCCATGTCAGCTGCTTCAAAGTGGACAACTGGAAGCAAAACCTGAGGGCTATTTATCACTGTTTCGTATGGAGCGGTTCGGCCGAGACCAGGAAACGCAAG GCCAAGTCATGCATCTGCCACATGTGCGGCGCTCACCTCAGCAGACTCCACTCCTGCCTCTACTGCGTTTTCTTCGCCTGCTTTGCCAAAAAACACATCCATGAGCATGCCAAGAGCAAACGACATAACCTAG GTCTACGCGGTCTGATCAACCTGGGCAACACGTGCTTTATGAACTGCATTGTCCAGGCGCTAACGCACACGCCGCTGCTGCGGGACTTCTTCCTGTCTGACCGACACAAATGTGAAATGCAGAGCAACTCCTGCTTAGTGTGTGAGATGTCACAGCTCTTCCAGgag TTCTACTCAGGCCATCGTTCACCGCACATCCCGTTCCGTCTGCTCCACCTGGTGTGGACCCATGCCCGTCACCTGGCTGGCTACGAACAGCAGGACGCACACGAGTTCCTCATTGCTGCGCTGGACGTGCTGCACAGGCACTGCAAAG ATGACAACGGGAAAAAAGCCAACAACCCAAACCATTGTAACTGCATCATTGACCAAATCTTCACAGGAGGCCTGCAGTCTGATGTCACCTGCCAAGTCTGCCA CGGTGTGTCAACAACCATCGACCCCTTCTGGGACATCAGCCTGGACCTGCCGGGCTCCTCTACTCCTTTCTGGCCGCTAAGTCCCGTCGGCAAAGATGGCTCAACACTAAATGGAGAGAGTCACGCCACTGGCGCCACTACACTGACAGACTGCCTGCGAAG GTTCACCAGACCGGAGCACCTCGGCAGCAGCGCAAAGATCAAGTGCGGCGGTTGCCATAGTTATCAGGAGTCCACCAAGCAACTGACCATGAAAAAGTTGCCCATCGTGGCCTGCTTTCACCTCAAA cgATTTGAACATTCTGCCAAGCTACGGAGGAAGATAACAACTTACGTCTCTTTCCCTTTGGAGTTGGATATGACACCATTTATGGCCTCCAG TAAAGAGAGCCGGATGAACGGCCAGTACCAGCAGACTGTGGAGCCCTTCAACAACGACAACAA GGAACACTGGAGAGTGGCCACTACACCACCTTCATCAGGCAGCATAAGGACCAGTGGTTCAAATGTGACGACGCTATCATCACCAAGGCCAGCATGGAGGCCGTACTGGACAGTGAAGG GTACCTTTTGTTTTACCACAAACAATTCCTGGAGTATGAATAGCGCAGCCCTCATCACAACGCATTTGAGCCCTAACGCACTACTGCAAGTCGCAAAACATTTCCACTGGAATTCAGGACGCacaccacaacaacaacaacaacaacaacaacaacaacaacaataa
- the usp22 gene encoding ubiquitin carboxyl-terminal hydrolase 22 isoform X2 — translation MSPAGCPHVSCFKVDNWKQNLRAIYHCFVWSGSAETRKRKAKSCICHMCGAHLSRLHSCLYCVFFACFAKKHIHEHAKSKRHNLAIDLLYGGIYCFVCQDYIYDKDVEQIAKEEQRKAWKMQGVGEKYLSWEPTKRELELLRHNPKRRRITSNCTIGLRGLINLGNTCFMNCIVQALTHTPLLRDFFLSDRHKCEMQSNSCLVCEMSQLFQEFYSGHRSPHIPFRLLHLVWTHARHLAGYEQQDAHEFLIAALDVLHRHCKDDNGKKANNPNHCNCIIDQIFTGGLQSDVTCQVCHGVSTTIDPFWDISLDLPGSSTPFWPLSPVGKDGSTLNGESHATGATTLTDCLRRFTRPEHLGSSAKIKCGGCHSYQESTKQLTMKKLPIVACFHLKRFEHSAKLRRKITTYVSFPLELDMTPFMASSKESRMNGQYQQTVEPFNNDNKYSLFAVVNHQGTLESGHYTTFIRQHKDQWFKCDDAIITKASMEAVLDSEGYLLFYHKQFLEYE, via the exons ATGAGTCCCGCGGGCTGCCCCCATGTCAGCTGCTTCAAAGTGGACAACTGGAAGCAAAACCTGAGGGCTATTTATCACTGTTTCGTATGGAGCGGTTCGGCCGAGACCAGGAAACGCAAG GCCAAGTCATGCATCTGCCACATGTGCGGCGCTCACCTCAGCAGACTCCACTCCTGCCTCTACTGCGTTTTCTTCGCCTGCTTTGCCAAAAAACACATCCATGAGCATGCCAAGAGCAAACGACATAACCTAG CTATTGACTTGCTCTATGGGGGGATTTACTGCTTCGTGTGCCAAGACTACATTtacgacaaagacgtggaacagatTGCCAAAGAGGAGCAAAGGAAAGCCTGGAAAATGCAAG GCGTAGGTGAGAAGTACTTGTCATGGGAGCCCACCAAGAGGGAGCTGGAGCTTCTCCGCCACAATCCCAAGAGGAGGAGAATCACCTCCAACTGTACTATTG GTCTACGCGGTCTGATCAACCTGGGCAACACGTGCTTTATGAACTGCATTGTCCAGGCGCTAACGCACACGCCGCTGCTGCGGGACTTCTTCCTGTCTGACCGACACAAATGTGAAATGCAGAGCAACTCCTGCTTAGTGTGTGAGATGTCACAGCTCTTCCAGgag TTCTACTCAGGCCATCGTTCACCGCACATCCCGTTCCGTCTGCTCCACCTGGTGTGGACCCATGCCCGTCACCTGGCTGGCTACGAACAGCAGGACGCACACGAGTTCCTCATTGCTGCGCTGGACGTGCTGCACAGGCACTGCAAAG ATGACAACGGGAAAAAAGCCAACAACCCAAACCATTGTAACTGCATCATTGACCAAATCTTCACAGGAGGCCTGCAGTCTGATGTCACCTGCCAAGTCTGCCA CGGTGTGTCAACAACCATCGACCCCTTCTGGGACATCAGCCTGGACCTGCCGGGCTCCTCTACTCCTTTCTGGCCGCTAAGTCCCGTCGGCAAAGATGGCTCAACACTAAATGGAGAGAGTCACGCCACTGGCGCCACTACACTGACAGACTGCCTGCGAAG GTTCACCAGACCGGAGCACCTCGGCAGCAGCGCAAAGATCAAGTGCGGCGGTTGCCATAGTTATCAGGAGTCCACCAAGCAACTGACCATGAAAAAGTTGCCCATCGTGGCCTGCTTTCACCTCAAA cgATTTGAACATTCTGCCAAGCTACGGAGGAAGATAACAACTTACGTCTCTTTCCCTTTGGAGTTGGATATGACACCATTTATGGCCTCCAG TAAAGAGAGCCGGATGAACGGCCAGTACCAGCAGACTGTGGAGCCCTTCAACAACGACAACAA ATACAGCCTTTTTGCTGTGGTTAACCACCAGGGAACACTGGAGAGTGGCCACTACACCACCTTCATCAGGCAGCATAAGGACCAGTGGTTCAAATGTGACGACGCTATCATCACCAAGGCCAGCATGGAGGCCGTACTGGACAGTGAAGG GTACCTTTTGTTTTACCACAAACAATTCCTGGAGTATGAATAG
- the cops3 gene encoding COP9 signalosome complex subunit 3 isoform X2, giving the protein MCQMTQLCELINKSGELLAKNLSHLDTVLGALDIQEHSLGVLAVLFVKFSMPNIPDFETLFSQVQLFISTCNGEHIRYATDTFAGLCHQLTNALVERKQPLRGVVILKQAIDKMQMNTNQLTSVHADLCQLCLLAKCFKPALPFLELDMMDICKENGAYDAKHFLCYYYYGGMIYMGLKNFDRALYFYEQAITTPAMAVSHIMLEAYKKYILVSLILHGKVQQLPKYTSQIVGRFIKPLSNAYHELAQVYTTNNPTELRSVVNKHSETFTRDNNTGLVKQCLSSLYKKNIQRLTKTFLTLSLQDMASRVQLSGPQEAEKYVLHMIEDGEIYASINQKDGMVCFHDNPEKYNNPAMLHKIDQEMLKCIELDEKLKSMDQEITVNPQFVQKSMGTQEDDVGSKTSSYS; this is encoded by the exons ATGT GCCAGATGACTCAGCTGTGCGAGTTGATCAACAAGAGCGGGGAGTTGCTGGCCAAGAACCTGTCGCACCTGGACACGGTGCTGGGAGCCTTGGACATTCAGGAGCACTCCCTCGGTGTGCTGGCTGTGCT ATTTGTAAAGTTCTCCATGCCAAACATCCCAGACTTTGAGACCCTTTTTTCCCAAGTCCAACTCTTCATCAGTACTTGCAATGGCGAGCACATCAGATATGCAACAGACACTT TTGCTGGTCTCTGCCACCAGTTGACAAATGCCCTTGTCGAGCGGAAACAG CCATTGAGGGGCGTCGTCATCCTAAAACAGGCAATAGACAAAATGCAGATGAACACAAACCAACTTACCTCAGTTCACGCAGACCTGTGTCAG CTGTGCTTGTTAGCAAAGTGTTTCAAGCCGGCCCTGCCCTTCCTCGAGCTCGACATGATGGACATCTGCAAGGAGAACGGAGCTTACGACGCAAAGCACTTTTTATGTTACTACTACTACGGTGGCATGATCTACATGGGCCTCAAAAATTTCGATCGAGCACTGTATTTTTACGAGCAG GCAATAACGACTCCAGCCATGGCCGTAAGCCACATCATGTTGGAAGCCTACAAGAAATACATCCTGGTCTCACTCATCCTTCATGGCAAAGTGCAGCAGCTGCCCAAATACACTTCACAAATTGTGGGGAGGTTCATCAAG CCCCTGAGCAACGCCTACCATGAGCTGGCTCAGGTTTACACCACCAACAACCCGACGGAATTGCGCAGCGTAGTCAACAAGCACAGCGAGACCTTCACGAGAGATAACAACACGGGCCTGGTCAAACAGTGCCTCTCCTCCCTCTACAAAAAGAACATCCAGAGGCTaacaaag ACTTTTCTGACATTGTCTTTGCAAGACATGGCAAGTCGGGTGCAGCTTTCAGGGCCTCAGGAGGCCGAGAAATACGTCTTACACATG ATTGAAGACGGTGAGATCTACGCTAGCATTAACCAAAAGGACGGCATGGTGTGCTTCCACGACAACCCTGAAAAATACAACAATCCAGCAATGCTACACAAAATTGACCAAGAG ATGTTGAAATGCATAGAACTTGATGAGAAACTAAAATCGATGGATCAAGAAATCACAGTTAACCCACAATTTGTGCAGAAG AGTATGGGAACGCAGGAGGATGATGTTGGCAGCAAAACATCAAGTTACTCCTGA
- the cops3 gene encoding COP9 signalosome complex subunit 3 isoform X3, which produces MTQLCELINKSGELLAKNLSHLDTVLGALDIQEHSLGVLAVLFVKFSMPNIPDFETLFSQVQLFISTCNGEHIRYATDTFAGLCHQLTNALVERKQPLRGVVILKQAIDKMQMNTNQLTSVHADLCQLCLLAKCFKPALPFLELDMMDICKENGAYDAKHFLCYYYYGGMIYMGLKNFDRALYFYEQAITTPAMAVSHIMLEAYKKYILVSLILHGKVQQLPKYTSQIVGRFIKPLSNAYHELAQVYTTNNPTELRSVVNKHSETFTRDNNTGLVKQCLSSLYKKNIQRLTKTFLTLSLQDMASRVQLSGPQEAEKYVLHMIEDGEIYASINQKDGMVCFHDNPEKYNNPAMLHKIDQEMLKCIELDEKLKSMDQEITVNPQFVQKSMGTQEDDVGSKTSSYS; this is translated from the exons ATGACTCAGCTGTGCGAGTTGATCAACAAGAGCGGGGAGTTGCTGGCCAAGAACCTGTCGCACCTGGACACGGTGCTGGGAGCCTTGGACATTCAGGAGCACTCCCTCGGTGTGCTGGCTGTGCT ATTTGTAAAGTTCTCCATGCCAAACATCCCAGACTTTGAGACCCTTTTTTCCCAAGTCCAACTCTTCATCAGTACTTGCAATGGCGAGCACATCAGATATGCAACAGACACTT TTGCTGGTCTCTGCCACCAGTTGACAAATGCCCTTGTCGAGCGGAAACAG CCATTGAGGGGCGTCGTCATCCTAAAACAGGCAATAGACAAAATGCAGATGAACACAAACCAACTTACCTCAGTTCACGCAGACCTGTGTCAG CTGTGCTTGTTAGCAAAGTGTTTCAAGCCGGCCCTGCCCTTCCTCGAGCTCGACATGATGGACATCTGCAAGGAGAACGGAGCTTACGACGCAAAGCACTTTTTATGTTACTACTACTACGGTGGCATGATCTACATGGGCCTCAAAAATTTCGATCGAGCACTGTATTTTTACGAGCAG GCAATAACGACTCCAGCCATGGCCGTAAGCCACATCATGTTGGAAGCCTACAAGAAATACATCCTGGTCTCACTCATCCTTCATGGCAAAGTGCAGCAGCTGCCCAAATACACTTCACAAATTGTGGGGAGGTTCATCAAG CCCCTGAGCAACGCCTACCATGAGCTGGCTCAGGTTTACACCACCAACAACCCGACGGAATTGCGCAGCGTAGTCAACAAGCACAGCGAGACCTTCACGAGAGATAACAACACGGGCCTGGTCAAACAGTGCCTCTCCTCCCTCTACAAAAAGAACATCCAGAGGCTaacaaag ACTTTTCTGACATTGTCTTTGCAAGACATGGCAAGTCGGGTGCAGCTTTCAGGGCCTCAGGAGGCCGAGAAATACGTCTTACACATG ATTGAAGACGGTGAGATCTACGCTAGCATTAACCAAAAGGACGGCATGGTGTGCTTCCACGACAACCCTGAAAAATACAACAATCCAGCAATGCTACACAAAATTGACCAAGAG ATGTTGAAATGCATAGAACTTGATGAGAAACTAAAATCGATGGATCAAGAAATCACAGTTAACCCACAATTTGTGCAGAAG AGTATGGGAACGCAGGAGGATGATGTTGGCAGCAAAACATCAAGTTACTCCTGA
- the cops3 gene encoding COP9 signalosome complex subunit 3 isoform X1 — translation MASALEQFVNNVRQLSAQGQMTQLCELINKSGELLAKNLSHLDTVLGALDIQEHSLGVLAVLFVKFSMPNIPDFETLFSQVQLFISTCNGEHIRYATDTFAGLCHQLTNALVERKQPLRGVVILKQAIDKMQMNTNQLTSVHADLCQLCLLAKCFKPALPFLELDMMDICKENGAYDAKHFLCYYYYGGMIYMGLKNFDRALYFYEQAITTPAMAVSHIMLEAYKKYILVSLILHGKVQQLPKYTSQIVGRFIKPLSNAYHELAQVYTTNNPTELRSVVNKHSETFTRDNNTGLVKQCLSSLYKKNIQRLTKTFLTLSLQDMASRVQLSGPQEAEKYVLHMIEDGEIYASINQKDGMVCFHDNPEKYNNPAMLHKIDQEMLKCIELDEKLKSMDQEITVNPQFVQKSMGTQEDDVGSKTSSYS, via the exons ATGGCTTCAGCCCTGGAGCAGTTTGTAAACAATGTGCGGCAGCTTTCCGCTCAAG GCCAGATGACTCAGCTGTGCGAGTTGATCAACAAGAGCGGGGAGTTGCTGGCCAAGAACCTGTCGCACCTGGACACGGTGCTGGGAGCCTTGGACATTCAGGAGCACTCCCTCGGTGTGCTGGCTGTGCT ATTTGTAAAGTTCTCCATGCCAAACATCCCAGACTTTGAGACCCTTTTTTCCCAAGTCCAACTCTTCATCAGTACTTGCAATGGCGAGCACATCAGATATGCAACAGACACTT TTGCTGGTCTCTGCCACCAGTTGACAAATGCCCTTGTCGAGCGGAAACAG CCATTGAGGGGCGTCGTCATCCTAAAACAGGCAATAGACAAAATGCAGATGAACACAAACCAACTTACCTCAGTTCACGCAGACCTGTGTCAG CTGTGCTTGTTAGCAAAGTGTTTCAAGCCGGCCCTGCCCTTCCTCGAGCTCGACATGATGGACATCTGCAAGGAGAACGGAGCTTACGACGCAAAGCACTTTTTATGTTACTACTACTACGGTGGCATGATCTACATGGGCCTCAAAAATTTCGATCGAGCACTGTATTTTTACGAGCAG GCAATAACGACTCCAGCCATGGCCGTAAGCCACATCATGTTGGAAGCCTACAAGAAATACATCCTGGTCTCACTCATCCTTCATGGCAAAGTGCAGCAGCTGCCCAAATACACTTCACAAATTGTGGGGAGGTTCATCAAG CCCCTGAGCAACGCCTACCATGAGCTGGCTCAGGTTTACACCACCAACAACCCGACGGAATTGCGCAGCGTAGTCAACAAGCACAGCGAGACCTTCACGAGAGATAACAACACGGGCCTGGTCAAACAGTGCCTCTCCTCCCTCTACAAAAAGAACATCCAGAGGCTaacaaag ACTTTTCTGACATTGTCTTTGCAAGACATGGCAAGTCGGGTGCAGCTTTCAGGGCCTCAGGAGGCCGAGAAATACGTCTTACACATG ATTGAAGACGGTGAGATCTACGCTAGCATTAACCAAAAGGACGGCATGGTGTGCTTCCACGACAACCCTGAAAAATACAACAATCCAGCAATGCTACACAAAATTGACCAAGAG ATGTTGAAATGCATAGAACTTGATGAGAAACTAAAATCGATGGATCAAGAAATCACAGTTAACCCACAATTTGTGCAGAAG AGTATGGGAACGCAGGAGGATGATGTTGGCAGCAAAACATCAAGTTACTCCTGA